From the genome of Malus sylvestris chromosome 6, drMalSylv7.2, whole genome shotgun sequence, one region includes:
- the LOC126626649 gene encoding mitochondrial pyruvate carrier 1-like, translated as MASFRAFLNSPVGPKTTHFWGPVANWGFVAAGLADMNKPPEMISGNMTAAMCVYSALFMRFAWMVQPRNYLLLACHVSNETVQLYQLSRWARGQGYLAPKKDEAATE; from the exons ATGGCTTCATTCCGAGCATTCTTGAACAGTCCAGTTGGTCCGAAAACAACTCACTTTTGGGGACCTGTTGCAAACTGGGGATTCGTTGCCGCT GGATTGGCGGATATGAACAAACCTCCAGAAATGATTTCTGGCAATATGACAGCAG CAATGTGCGTTTATTCAGCGTTGTTTATGAGATTCGCATGGATGGTACAGCCTCGCAACTATCTGCTTTTGGCATGCCATGTCTCAAATGAGACTGTCCAACTCTATCAGCTCTCTCGCTGGGCGAGGGGTCAGGG GTACTTAGCCCCGAAGAAAGATGAAGCTGCAACCGAGTAA